A segment of the Panacibacter ginsenosidivorans genome:
TTAGTTTATACCATTCCGGCCGTATGGCATCCTTAAAAGATTTGTCGAAAGCCCGGGCCACTTTTTCGGTAACCTTTGAAGATGTAGTTACAGTTACTGGTGGCAATTCTTTTATTTCCTGTGCATATAGCCCTAGAAAAATTATGGAAAAGAGTAAACTTCCAAACAGCCGTACAATGAATTGTGGTTTCATGATCGTAAGTTTTTAAAGTTATTAATCTGTTTTATATTGATTTTATATCTACGAAAAATTGTAAACGATTACAATTATTAATCTTAAAATCAATACAAAGGAAAAAAATATGAAATGCCTAAACAATAACCTGTATCACTGACATTAATGATACTTATCAATCATGTAACTATTATACTGCAGCTGTTTTTGTTTGTGCAGAGGATAAGTCATTTAACCGTTTACCTAATATATTTTCAAGGTCTTCTTTAAATAAGACTTCCTTTTTTATCAGTAGTTCTGCTACTTTTTGTAATGATTCTTTGTTTTGCTGCAACAGTTCTTTGGTTCGCTGGTAAGCATCATTTACTAATTTGCGAACCTCTTCATCAATCAGCTTTCCGGTTTCTTCACTATAAGGTTTTTGGATGCCCATATCCCGCTGACCCGTGGAATCATAAAAACTTATATTGCCAATCTTTTTATTGAAGCCGTAATAAACTACCATCATATAGGCTTCTTTTGTTACTTTTTCCAGGTCATCTAACGCTCCTGATGAAACTTCATCAAATATTACCTCTTCTGCGGCCCTTCCACCCAATGTGGCACATAAATGTTCAGTAAAGGAAGATTCACTTCTTAATTGCTTTTCTTCGGGTAAATACCATGCAGCGCCTAAAGATTTGCCACGGGGAATAATAGAAACTTTTACAAGAGGGTCAACTTCTTTCAGCAACCAACTTACTACAGCATGTCCTGCTTCATGATAAGCAATAATTTTTTTCTCGGCTGCTGAAATGATTTTACTTTTCTTTTCAAGACCAGCCACTATTCTGTCAATTGCATCTAAAAAATCCTGACGATCTATTTTTTCTTTTTTCTTCCTTGCAGCAATCAGGGCTGATTCATTGCAAATATTGGCAATGTCAGCACCGGAAAAGCCCGGAGTTTGTGAAGCAAGGAAACGTGGGTCAATAGTATTGTCTAATATAAGTGGGCGAAGATGTACTTTAAAAATTTCTTCTCTTTCCTTCATGTTAGGAAGTTCCAAATAAATATGCCTGTCAAATCTGCCAGGTCGAAGTAATGCAGGATCAAGCATATCGGCACGGTTGGTAGCAGCCAGTACTATTACACCGCTGTTGGTACCAAAACCATCCATCTCTGTGAGCAATTGATTTAAAGTACTTTCCCTCTCATCATTAGCGCCGCTTAAAAAAGCACCTTTTCCTCTTGATCTTCCAATAGCATCAATCTCATCTATAAAGATTATACATGGTGCTTTTTCTTTAGCTCTTTTAAATAAATCACGAACCCTTGATGCACCAACTCCCACAAACATTTCTACGAATTCAGAACCTGAAATAGTAAAGAAAGGAACCTGTGCTTCCCCTGCTACAGCTTTTGCCAACAATGTTTTGCCAGTGCCGGGAGGACCAACCAATATTACTCCTTTAGGGATCTTTGCACCAAGTTTAGTGAATGTCTCAGGGCTTTTCAAAAAGTCAACAATTTCCTTTACTTCCATTTCTGCTTCTTCCAAACCGGCAACATCATCAAAAGTTATATTGCTTTTTTGTTTTTCAATTAAGGTAGCGGTTGATTTTCCAAAATTAAAAACAGATGTACCACCTGCACCTAAGCCACCGGATTTGCGCAGTAAAAAATTCCATATAAAAAAAATAAAAACCAGCGTTATTAGCCATCCAAACATATTCCATAGCCAGTTTGTACGATTCTCATAACGCACCGGTATCTTTTCGTTGATAGAGAAATTTTTCTCGGCTTCATCAAGCCTGCGATCAAATGATTCTATAGAGCCAATATTAAAAAAATAATGAGGCCCCTCGCTAATACTTTTACCTGAAGAGGGCTTCAAAACATTTTTAAACATTGAATCGTTTACAAATTGCTTTTTGATATAGATTTCAGCTTTTGCATTATTTATCACTACAATCTTTTCAACAGCCTTACGGCTAAGTATATCTTTTTCGAACTGTTGCCACGTAATTTCAGTCTCCTGAGTAAAGACGTTTAATAAAGAAGGATAAAAAATAAATAGTAACATTATCACATATATCCACCACCAATTGAAACGTTTTTTGCCGGGAGGCGGTTTCTGCGCAGGTAATTCACTCTGCTCATTATTATCTGGACGATTCATTGTATGAAGGTTAAAAGCATTTACCAATAAGCAGCTGATGACAATCAGTCAACAATATGATTGCTTTCATTGTTTCAAACAGTTTCACAATATTACTTTTGTACTAGTCAGTGTACGGGATTTATTCTCCGATGCTGGTAAGATTAAAGTAGACAATATTGCTTGCAAAAGAGTGAAAAAACTACTGTATCGTGGAACCGGATAACTACCGGTTCCTTTTTTTATGCATGATGCAGGCATTCTCCTTCGCTTTACAAATAATGTTAACCATAATTATGTTTGACGATAGTCATGACATAAGCTAATAATTATCATTGATAATGGTAAAAAGTGGGATTAGTTTTGAAAAATTACAGTTCCTTTTTTACTTAATGCTTTCAATAGCGCTATATGGAAACAGTTACATTTAAAGACACGCTTACTGTTATACAGGAAAGAAAAAGCGTACGAAACTACACTGGTGAACAAGTAACCAAAAAAGATATTGATAAGATACTACATGCAGCTATGGCCGCCCCGGCAGCCATTCATATGCTGCCATGGAAATTCATAGTAGTTACAGACCCGGAAAAATTAAAAGTATTAGCTAATGGCTTGCCCTTTGCCAAAATGTTGCCCAAAGCAGGTACGGGCATCATTGTATGTGCAGTACCCGGTGAGGCGGCACTGGGAAATGAAGATTTTGCAATAATCGATTGTGCATGCGCCAGTGAAAATATTTTATTGGCTGCAGAGGCATTGGGGTTAGGCGCAGTATGGACTGCAGTTTATCCGAATAAGGAACTAATGGATTTTATAAGAAAAGAATTAAATATTCCGCGGCATGTAATTCCATTGAATGTAATTCCTGTTGGACATCCTGCAGGTGATGAAAGCGCACAAAATAAATACAATGCAAAAAATATTCATTGGGAGAAATGGTGAATGATATTTAAATACAAAAACGGATGTTAAATCAATTGAGCTTTTATTGTTTTAAAATGCAGCTTCATGTACTGCAGTACAAGAGTGCGACGCAACGAAAGCCTTACCAGTATTCAATTGCAGGGTTCAAAAAAAATTATTCAATGAATTTTCAGCGTGATTAACAACGTAATAAAAATAAAAAAATGCATATTGAAATAAATGACAATACAACGCTAAGACATATTCAGGAAAT
Coding sequences within it:
- the ftsH gene encoding ATP-dependent zinc metalloprotease FtsH, with the protein product MNRPDNNEQSELPAQKPPPGKKRFNWWWIYVIMLLFIFYPSLLNVFTQETEITWQQFEKDILSRKAVEKIVVINNAKAEIYIKKQFVNDSMFKNVLKPSSGKSISEGPHYFFNIGSIESFDRRLDEAEKNFSINEKIPVRYENRTNWLWNMFGWLITLVFIFFIWNFLLRKSGGLGAGGTSVFNFGKSTATLIEKQKSNITFDDVAGLEEAEMEVKEIVDFLKSPETFTKLGAKIPKGVILVGPPGTGKTLLAKAVAGEAQVPFFTISGSEFVEMFVGVGASRVRDLFKRAKEKAPCIIFIDEIDAIGRSRGKGAFLSGANDERESTLNQLLTEMDGFGTNSGVIVLAATNRADMLDPALLRPGRFDRHIYLELPNMKEREEIFKVHLRPLILDNTIDPRFLASQTPGFSGADIANICNESALIAARKKKEKIDRQDFLDAIDRIVAGLEKKSKIISAAEKKIIAYHEAGHAVVSWLLKEVDPLVKVSIIPRGKSLGAAWYLPEEKQLRSESSFTEHLCATLGGRAAEEVIFDEVSSGALDDLEKVTKEAYMMVVYYGFNKKIGNISFYDSTGQRDMGIQKPYSEETGKLIDEEVRKLVNDAYQRTKELLQQNKESLQKVAELLIKKEVLFKEDLENILGKRLNDLSSAQTKTAAV
- a CDS encoding nitroreductase family protein, translated to METVTFKDTLTVIQERKSVRNYTGEQVTKKDIDKILHAAMAAPAAIHMLPWKFIVVTDPEKLKVLANGLPFAKMLPKAGTGIIVCAVPGEAALGNEDFAIIDCACASENILLAAEALGLGAVWTAVYPNKELMDFIRKELNIPRHVIPLNVIPVGHPAGDESAQNKYNAKNIHWEKW